A part of Arachis hypogaea cultivar Tifrunner chromosome 12, arahy.Tifrunner.gnm2.J5K5, whole genome shotgun sequence genomic DNA contains:
- the LOC112727303 gene encoding adenylate kinase 1, chloroplastic: MSAVTRVANRSSISSLLARWRSLSSAVPPSGTNDNNNKPHAPPHFRLNPLPSPPPPNEKKQQVQWVFLGCPGVGKGTYASRLSNLLGIPHIATGDLVREELASSGPFSSELSEIVNRGQLVSDELIISLLSKKLAAGEANGETGFILDGFPRTIKQAEILEGVTDLDLVINLKLREDILLEKCLGRRICNQCGGNFNIASINIKAEDGSPGIIMAPLLPPSNCLSKLITRSDDTEAVVRERLRIYNEMTRPVEEFYRSRGKLLVFDLPGGIPESWPKLLHALNLDDYEDKQSAAA; the protein is encoded by the exons ATGTCGGCCGTAACCCGAGTAGCGAACCGCTCCTCCATCTCTTCACTACTGGCGAGGTGGAGGTCACTTTCCTCGGCGGTGCCTCCCTCGGGAACCAACGACAACAACAACAAGCCCCACGCGCCGCCGCACTTTCGCCTCAACCCCCTCCCCTCTCCGCCGCCACCGAATGAGAAGAAGCAGCAGGTGCAGTGGGTCTTCCTTGGCTGCCCCGGCGTTGGAAAAGGAACCTACGCCAGCCGCCTCTCCAACCTCCTCGGCATCCCTCACATCGCCACCGGCGATCTCGTTAGGGAAGAGCTCGCTTCCTCGGGCCCCTTCTCTTCGGAG CTATCGGAAATTGTAAATCGAGGTCAATTGGTGTCAGATGAACTTATCATAAGTTTGTTGTCAAAAAAACTGGCTGCTGGAGAAGCTAATGGCGAGACGGGATTTATTCTAGATGGCTTTCCTCGAACAATAAAGCAAGCA GAAATATTGGAAGGGGTGACTGACCTTGACTTGGTAATTAATCTGAAGCTCCGAGAAGATATACTTCTTGAGAAATGCCTTGGTAGGAGAATTTGCAATCAGTGTGGGGGGAATTTCAATATTGCTTCCATCAACATCAAGGCTGAGGATGGGAGCCCTGGAATCATCATGGCCCCTCTTCTTCCTCCGTCAAATTGTTTGTCGAAGCTCATTACCAGATCAGATGACACTGAAGCAGTGGTGAGAGAAAGGCTTCGAATATACAATGAAATG ACTCGGCCTGTCGAGGAATTCTACCGTAGTAGAGGAAAATTATTGGTGTTTGACCTGCCTGGAGGAATTCCGGAGTCTTGGCCAAAGTTGCTGCATGCTCTTAATCTTGATGATTATGAGGACAAACAGTCGGCAGCAGCGTAA